In a genomic window of Neoarius graeffei isolate fNeoGra1 chromosome 13, fNeoGra1.pri, whole genome shotgun sequence:
- the LOC132896213 gene encoding troponin C, skeletal muscle: MPTEAQTDARSFLSEEMITEFKAAFDMFDTDGGGDISTKELGTVMRMLGQNPSREELDAIIEEVDEDGSGTIDFEEFLVMMVQQMKEDQAGKSEEELSECFRVFDKNGDGFIDREEFADILRSTGEPISEEEIEELMTDGDTNKDGKIDFDEFLKMMENIQ; the protein is encoded by the exons ATG CCGACTGAAGCCCAGACTGATGCCCGCTCCTTCCTGAGCGAGGAGATGATCACTG AGTTTAAGGCTGCCTTCGATATGTTTGATACTGATGGAGGCGGCGACATCAGCACCAAGGAGTTGGGAACCGTGATGAGGATGCTGGGTCAGAATCCAAGCAGAGAGGAGCTGGATGCCATCATTGAGGAGGTTGATGAAGACG GCAGCGGCACCATTGACTTTGAGGAGTTCTTGGTGATGATGGTGCAACAGATGAAAGAAGATCAGGCAGGCAAGAGTGAGGAAGAGCTGTCTGAATGCTTCCGTGTCTTTGACAA aaacggAGATGGTTTCATTGACCGTGAGGAGTTCGCTGATATCCTACGTTCCACTGGGGAGCCAATATCAGAGGAGGAGATCGAAGAACTCATGACAGACGGAGACACAAACAAAGATGGCAAAATTGACTTTGATG AGTTTTTGAAAATGATGGAGAACATTCAGTAA
- the LOC132896214 gene encoding troponin C, skeletal muscle-like, which translates to MTDAQQEARSYLSEEMLAEFKAAFDMFDTDGGGDISTKELGTVMRMLGQNPTREELNEIIEEVDEDGSGTIDFEEFLVMMVRLLKEDQAGKSEEELAECFRVFDKNADGYIDRDEFADIIRSTGEPITEDEIDELLKDGDKNADGMLDFDEFLKMMENVQ; encoded by the exons ATG ACTGATGCACAACAGGAGGCCCGCTCCTACCTGAGTGAGGAGATGCTCGCCG AGTTCAAAGCTGCCTTCGATATGTTTGATACCGACGGTGGCGGTGACATCAGCACCAAGGAGTTGGGTACCGTGATGAGGATGTTGGGTCAGAATCCAACCAGAGAGGAGTTGAATGAAATCATTGAGGAGGTCGATGAGGACG GCAGCGGTACCATTGACTTTGAGGAGTTCTTGGTCATGATGGTGAGGCTCCTAAAGGAGGACCAGGCTGGCAAGAGTGAGGAAGAGTTGGCAGAATGCTTCCGTGTGTTTGACAA GAACGCTGATGGCTACATCGACAGAGACGAGTTCGCCGATATCATCCGCAGCACTGGCGAGCCTATCACAGAGGACGAGATCGATGAGTTGCTGAAGGACGGAGACAAAAATGCCGATGGCATGCTGGACTTTGATG AATTCCTCAAGATGATGGAGAATGTGCAGTAA